The proteins below are encoded in one region of Nitrosomonas ureae:
- the thiL gene encoding thiamine-phosphate kinase: MCSEFDIIHRYFKRSVSGAVLGIGDDAALIAPTTGIELAISTDTLVCGKHFFPDADPYKLGYKSLAVNLSDMAAMGAKPRWVLLTLTLPEDLVKQNIAWLSGFSDGFFALADWYQIELIGGNTTAGALNIGIQIIGEVAAGKALRRSDAKLDDDIWVSGKIGDAALALQHELGQLALHPTEIEQCLPALLTPIARVELGQRLIGLAHSAIDLSDGLMADLGHILTASGKAAWIYMTDIPCSSVLEKYRQQSVVMNCLLAGGDDYELCFTAPKINRRKIDMLSAELAIPLTRIGEIYSGEGLSVRDAQGNAMTLEIRGYDHFRS, encoded by the coding sequence ATGTGCTCAGAATTCGATATTATCCACCGTTATTTCAAGCGGTCTGTGTCAGGCGCAGTGCTGGGAATTGGTGACGATGCGGCGCTCATTGCACCAACGACAGGAATCGAGCTTGCCATTTCAACGGATACGCTGGTGTGTGGCAAACATTTCTTTCCTGACGCAGATCCTTACAAGCTCGGATATAAATCCCTCGCAGTTAATTTGTCCGATATGGCGGCAATGGGCGCGAAGCCACGCTGGGTATTGCTGACCCTGACATTGCCTGAAGACCTGGTGAAGCAGAATATCGCTTGGTTATCCGGATTCAGTGATGGTTTCTTTGCCTTGGCTGATTGGTATCAAATCGAATTGATCGGCGGAAATACTACTGCCGGAGCACTGAATATCGGGATACAAATTATTGGTGAGGTTGCAGCAGGTAAAGCGCTACGACGAAGCGACGCCAAGTTGGATGATGATATTTGGGTTTCCGGTAAAATAGGCGATGCGGCTTTGGCCCTGCAGCATGAATTGGGGCAATTAGCTTTGCATCCCACTGAAATTGAACAATGTCTGCCAGCGCTACTGACACCGATCGCCAGGGTGGAGCTGGGCCAACGCTTGATCGGTCTGGCGCATAGTGCTATCGATCTCTCTGATGGATTAATGGCCGATTTAGGGCATATTTTGACGGCTTCAGGGAAAGCAGCTTGGATATATATGACTGATATACCTTGCTCTTCAGTATTGGAAAAATATCGTCAGCAATCTGTAGTAATGAATTGTCTGCTGGCTGGCGGGGATGATTACGAGTTATGCTTTACGGCACCCAAAATAAATCGCCGGAAAATTGATATGCTTTCCGCCGAGTTGGCTATACCGCTTACCCGCATCGGCGAGATTTATTCAGGGGAAGGTTTAAGTGTGAGAGATGCGCAGGGAAACGCAATGACTTTGGAAATCCGAGGCTATGACCATTTCAGATCCTGA
- a CDS encoding phosphatidylglycerophosphatase A — translation MTISDPDIHNSSNTSPASFRPNVDFLYRHPAYMIAFSGGAGLSPVAPGTVGTLVAFPLFSLFNHYLSPVYFLLLIDVFFILGIWACGITGKALGDPDHGGMVWDETVAFLLVLYFTPDHWAWQLAAFALFRLFDIAKPQPIRYYDNHLKGGFGVMFDDLLAAFFTLLCLAGWKAWVLSEGYF, via the coding sequence ATGACCATTTCAGATCCTGATATTCACAACTCATCCAATACTTCACCTGCATCATTCCGACCGAATGTGGATTTCCTTTACCGTCACCCCGCTTATATGATTGCATTCTCCGGCGGGGCGGGATTAAGCCCTGTTGCTCCGGGAACAGTGGGAACATTGGTTGCTTTCCCGTTATTTTCTCTATTTAATCATTATCTCAGTCCTGTTTATTTTTTGTTGCTGATTGATGTTTTTTTTATCTTAGGTATCTGGGCCTGCGGTATTACCGGTAAAGCACTGGGAGATCCCGATCACGGCGGCATGGTATGGGATGAAACGGTGGCATTTCTTTTGGTGCTGTACTTCACTCCGGATCACTGGGCGTGGCAATTAGCCGCATTTGCTTTGTTTCGTCTGTTCGATATCGCCAAACCTCAGCCCATCCGCTATTACGATAATCATCTTAAAGGCGGATTTGGCGTTATGTTCGATGATTTACTGGCTGCATTCTTTACCCTCTTGTGTCTGGCCGGGTGGAAGGCGTGGGTGTTATCCGAAGGCTATTTCTAG